A stretch of the Halomonas sp. BDJS001 genome encodes the following:
- a CDS encoding acyl-CoA thioesterase has translation MFTRTIEPAFYDTDALGHINNTRLPAWFELARNDLFKLFTPDLNPKQWRLIMARMEVDYRAELFYGHDIEIRTYLTRLGNSSFTVTQEARQHGKLTNLGHTVMVQYDHQAKCAMPIEGDLREALTSHLQDAPEPA, from the coding sequence ATGTTTACCCGCACCATTGAGCCTGCGTTTTACGATACCGACGCTTTAGGGCATATCAATAACACCCGCTTGCCCGCATGGTTTGAGCTTGCCCGCAATGACCTGTTCAAACTCTTCACCCCTGACTTAAACCCTAAGCAGTGGCGCTTGATTATGGCCCGTATGGAGGTCGACTACCGTGCTGAACTGTTTTACGGTCACGATATCGAAATACGGACTTACTTAACGCGATTAGGCAATAGCTCGTTTACGGTGACCCAAGAGGCGCGGCAGCATGGCAAGCTCACTAACCTAGGGCATACCGTTATGGTGCAGTATGACCATCAGGCCAAGTGCGCCATGCCTATTGAGGGTGACCTGCGCGAGGCGCTAACGTCACATCTGCAAGACGCGCCTG
- a CDS encoding MalY/PatB family protein: protein MAYDFATPVERRHPEGGWASQKWHRYGDDVLPLWVADMDFRSPPAVIDALQARVAHGVYGYGEVPATLTETLCQWSAHHYDWPIQPAWQQWLPGVVPALHLAALALTEPGDGVLTVAPIYPPFLEVAKRTGRLPQQAMLAAPSTPNGSWQLDIAALEAAITPRTRLLLWCQPHNPTGRVWRHEELAALVELIERHDLWVVSDELHCDLLLEEGAQHRPLAAAFPLLAKRTITLWAPSKTFNLAGLTSACAVIPDSALRERFAAATKGLLPDGNVLGLVAAEAAYRHGEPWRQELLSVLREHRGTLQARVAAWPGVRWSAPESTYLAWLDMREVGLGDAPHKTLLKEAGVALSDGAAFGSPGFVRLNFGTTASQLEAALSRMDSLLKRN, encoded by the coding sequence ATGGCCTACGATTTTGCCACGCCTGTGGAGCGACGCCACCCAGAAGGTGGCTGGGCATCGCAAAAGTGGCACCGTTACGGCGACGATGTGTTACCCCTTTGGGTCGCCGATATGGATTTTCGCTCCCCGCCCGCGGTGATTGATGCCTTGCAGGCCAGGGTGGCCCACGGTGTCTATGGCTATGGCGAAGTGCCTGCTACGTTAACAGAAACCCTGTGTCAGTGGAGCGCACACCACTATGACTGGCCTATTCAGCCGGCGTGGCAGCAGTGGCTGCCGGGCGTCGTGCCGGCCTTGCACCTGGCGGCGTTAGCGCTGACCGAACCAGGTGACGGTGTATTGACGGTGGCGCCTATCTACCCGCCATTTTTAGAGGTTGCAAAGCGCACCGGGCGACTGCCCCAGCAAGCGATGCTAGCAGCGCCTTCAACCCCCAATGGTTCTTGGCAGCTCGATATTGCTGCCTTGGAGGCCGCTATTACGCCGCGTACGCGCTTGCTGCTGTGGTGCCAACCCCACAACCCTACGGGGCGAGTATGGCGGCATGAGGAGCTTGCTGCGCTGGTTGAGCTGATTGAGCGCCACGACCTGTGGGTGGTCTCCGATGAGCTGCACTGTGACCTTTTATTAGAAGAAGGCGCCCAGCACCGCCCGTTAGCCGCGGCATTTCCTCTATTAGCGAAGCGCACCATTACACTATGGGCACCGTCGAAAACCTTTAACCTAGCGGGTTTAACCAGCGCTTGTGCGGTGATTCCCGATTCTGCACTGCGTGAGCGGTTTGCAGCGGCTACCAAAGGGCTACTTCCCGATGGAAACGTGCTCGGCTTGGTCGCGGCGGAAGCAGCGTATCGACATGGTGAGCCGTGGCGCCAGGAACTGTTAAGCGTGCTACGTGAACATCGTGGGACGCTGCAGGCGCGCGTAGCGGCTTGGCCGGGCGTGCGCTGGAGTGCGCCGGAGTCGACCTATCTAGCTTGGCTGGATATGCGCGAGGTAGGGCTAGGCGATGCGCCGCATAAGACGCTGCTAAAAGAGGCGGGAGTAGCGCTTTCGGATGGGGCGGCCTTTGGCAGCCCCGGCTTTGTGCGGCTTAACTTTGGTACCACCGCTTCCCAGCTGGAAGCAGCGCTGTCACGTATGGATTCCCTGCTGAAGCGGAATTGA
- a CDS encoding co-chaperone YbbN, with product MQIIDPRSGKPLTADTGNADAPAPDANQAAVRPEEVIIELNAGNIQQVLEASMQVPVLLGCYSPSNASSSTLLTVLEKLVVEYAGAFLLGKLDIEANPEIGGQLGVRSVPDVKLISQGGLVDGFQGALPEKEVREWLNRYFPATGEAPPTPEEQAEEALKSGDTAAAHEIYQTLMGQYPEHYAYQVAFARVLVAEGRGSEAREVLDNLPPEERDAAPARGVRASIEFSEQALSAEEIAALGDRTDSEAQYQRALRQVADGHYDEGLEALLALMKQDRAYNDDAARKTLLQVFDALGADHPLTVAYRRKLFAMLY from the coding sequence ATGCAGATTATTGATCCCCGCTCAGGTAAACCGCTAACTGCGGATACCGGAAATGCCGACGCTCCCGCGCCTGACGCTAACCAGGCAGCGGTGCGCCCTGAAGAAGTTATTATCGAGCTCAATGCTGGCAATATTCAGCAGGTGCTGGAAGCCTCCATGCAGGTGCCGGTGCTACTGGGCTGCTACTCGCCGTCCAACGCTAGCAGCAGCACTCTCCTCACGGTGCTAGAGAAGCTGGTGGTTGAGTACGCAGGCGCTTTTCTGCTCGGCAAACTCGATATTGAAGCAAACCCCGAAATCGGCGGCCAATTGGGCGTGCGTTCAGTGCCCGATGTGAAGCTGATTAGCCAAGGCGGCCTAGTGGATGGCTTCCAGGGTGCGTTGCCGGAGAAAGAAGTGCGCGAGTGGCTCAATCGCTACTTCCCAGCCACCGGTGAAGCGCCGCCCACCCCGGAAGAGCAGGCGGAAGAAGCGCTTAAATCCGGTGACACCGCCGCTGCCCACGAGATATATCAAACCCTGATGGGCCAGTATCCAGAGCACTATGCCTACCAGGTAGCCTTCGCACGGGTATTGGTGGCCGAAGGGCGCGGCAGTGAGGCCCGTGAAGTACTCGATAACCTGCCCCCGGAAGAGCGCGACGCGGCACCTGCGCGTGGCGTACGCGCCAGCATCGAGTTTAGCGAGCAGGCACTCTCAGCAGAAGAGATTGCGGCCCTGGGTGATCGTACCGATAGCGAAGCGCAGTACCAGCGCGCCCTGCGCCAAGTGGCCGACGGTCATTACGATGAAGGGCTCGAAGCGCTGCTGGCGCTGATGAAGCAGGATCGCGCCTATAACGATGACGCGGCGCGCAAAACGCTGCTGCAGGTGTTCGACGCCCTGGGCGCCGACCACCCGCTGACCGTAGCTTACCGCCGTAAACTCTTTGCAATGCTGTACTAA
- a CDS encoding SDR family oxidoreductase, producing the protein MFYCTWVRRDNEKANVEANGAMMHNLLDALQGASLAHVSLVTGTKQYLGAFENYGSGKTETPFRESAPRVPGENFYYTLEDIMFATAERDGFSWNVHRPHTVIGYARGNAMNMGVTLAVYASICKATGKPFTFPGSQVQWNALTDLTDSLVLARQMEWAATTPGVHNEAFNTVNGDVFRWRRLWHEIGEFFELEVADCPETPQPLETQMADIAPTWAEIAKQKELVEADVTQLASWWHTDADLGRELECVNDVTKSRDFGFDHFRETRAAFFDLFARLRAERIIP; encoded by the coding sequence GTGTTTTATTGCACTTGGGTGCGTCGTGACAATGAAAAGGCTAACGTCGAGGCCAACGGCGCAATGATGCACAACTTGCTCGACGCTCTGCAGGGCGCAAGCTTGGCGCACGTCTCGTTGGTGACTGGCACCAAGCAGTACCTGGGTGCCTTTGAGAACTACGGTAGCGGTAAAACCGAGACGCCGTTTCGTGAATCAGCCCCCCGCGTCCCTGGCGAGAACTTCTACTACACCCTCGAAGACATCATGTTCGCGACGGCGGAGCGTGACGGCTTTAGCTGGAACGTGCACCGTCCGCACACGGTGATCGGCTATGCCCGGGGTAACGCCATGAACATGGGCGTGACGCTGGCGGTTTACGCCTCTATCTGCAAGGCAACGGGTAAACCGTTCACCTTCCCTGGCTCGCAGGTGCAGTGGAACGCCTTGACCGATCTAACCGATTCGCTGGTGTTAGCGCGGCAGATGGAGTGGGCGGCGACCACGCCCGGCGTCCACAATGAAGCCTTTAACACGGTCAATGGCGATGTATTCCGCTGGCGTCGACTGTGGCATGAAATTGGCGAATTCTTCGAGCTCGAAGTAGCGGACTGCCCGGAAACACCGCAGCCGCTAGAGACGCAAATGGCCGATATTGCGCCTACCTGGGCCGAGATTGCCAAACAAAAAGAGCTCGTTGAAGCCGATGTCACCCAACTGGCTTCCTGGTGGCACACCGATGCCGACCTGGGGCGCGAGCTTGAGTGCGTCAACGATGTCACCAAGTCCCGTGACTTCGGCTTTGACCACTTCCGCGAAACACGCGCAGCGTTTTTCGACCTGTTCGCCCGCCTACGCGCGGAGCGCATCATTCCTTAA
- a CDS encoding NAD-dependent epimerase/dehydratase family protein: protein MRKGTALVVGATGITGGNLASYLTASGWSVYGLSRRPSDQAGVIPVAADLLDREATSEALAGLPITTCFIALGCVVTMKRLTSRPTAQ, encoded by the coding sequence ATGCGCAAAGGCACAGCATTAGTCGTCGGCGCTACCGGTATTACCGGCGGCAACCTAGCCAGCTACCTCACCGCTAGCGGGTGGAGTGTCTACGGATTATCTCGTCGCCCCTCTGATCAAGCAGGAGTCATTCCCGTCGCTGCCGATCTGCTAGATCGCGAGGCCACCTCTGAAGCATTGGCGGGGCTACCCATCACCACGTGTTTTATTGCACTTGGGTGCGTCGTGACAATGAAAAGGCTAACGTCGAGGCCAACGGCGCAATGA
- a CDS encoding LysR family transcriptional regulator, with translation MDLNALRIFERVAATGSFTVTARHFHRAVSSVSRQIASLEEALGQQLFYRHTRAVTLTEAGWRYYQEVREILERLDLATEALMAPNTEPSGVLRLNAPVAFGQRQIVPILHHFQRRYPAIKAELMLTDQLTDPVREGIDITFRVGALADSTLVARRLAPMNYVVAAAPDYLQRCGTPTRPDDLSQHDCLLYQGEMGRQRWYFNTANQSQACTYKVDGSLYSNDAGSLVRAALMGQGLVMFPTWLIADELASGALVPILEAWECEVMPGRREIHVLYAQRRLHNRKVSAFLEHLFEMVGSTPDWDRWREQQD, from the coding sequence ATGGATCTCAATGCGCTACGTATCTTTGAGCGCGTCGCCGCGACCGGCAGCTTTACCGTCACTGCACGTCATTTTCATCGGGCGGTGTCGTCGGTCTCACGTCAGATTGCCTCTTTAGAGGAGGCGCTTGGCCAGCAGCTGTTCTACCGCCATACCCGGGCTGTGACGCTGACCGAAGCGGGGTGGCGCTACTATCAGGAAGTTCGCGAGATACTGGAGCGGCTCGACCTGGCGACCGAAGCGCTAATGGCGCCCAATACCGAGCCTAGCGGCGTGCTACGTCTCAACGCCCCGGTGGCTTTCGGCCAGCGCCAAATCGTGCCGATCCTGCATCACTTCCAGCGCCGCTACCCGGCGATCAAAGCCGAACTGATGTTGACCGATCAACTGACCGACCCGGTGCGCGAGGGCATCGATATCACCTTTCGCGTTGGGGCATTGGCGGATTCCACCTTGGTGGCGCGCCGCCTAGCGCCAATGAATTATGTGGTGGCCGCGGCGCCCGACTATTTGCAACGTTGTGGTACGCCCACCCGCCCGGACGATCTGAGCCAGCATGACTGCTTACTCTACCAGGGCGAAATGGGCCGCCAGCGCTGGTATTTCAATACTGCTAATCAGTCACAAGCCTGCACTTATAAAGTCGACGGCAGCCTCTACAGCAACGATGCCGGAAGTTTGGTGCGCGCCGCATTAATGGGGCAGGGGCTGGTGATGTTTCCCACCTGGCTGATCGCTGACGAATTGGCATCCGGCGCACTGGTGCCGATACTCGAAGCGTGGGAGTGCGAAGTTATGCCGGGCAGGCGCGAGATCCACGTGCTCTATGCTCAGCGTCGCCTACACAACCGTAA